The region ATTCCGTCAACCATGCCCGTTGTTCCCATGAGCATGTCAGTTCAGGACCCTGCGAGATCAATCAGGCAACGTCTTGCGACTGTAATGGTAGCCCTTGGGGCATATGAAGCAGTCAATTACAGCTTTACCTCGGAGCGGTATGGCGATCTTTTAGGATTGAGAGCAGATGATCCGCTACGGAATCAGGTAAAGTTGATCAATCCCCTGGCAGATGATCAAGGTGTAATGAGAACCATGTTGTTGCCCGGGTTGATGGAGAATCTTAAGCATAACTTGAATCGTCAGAATAGTGACATCGGCCTTTTTGAGATAGGTAAAGTATTTTGGCCAGTGTCTGGGCAGGAACAGCCTCATGAGGGCTTACGACTGACTGCAGTTTTTTCAGGAAGACCCGGTGTCGATTCGCCAGTTCTCCATTATGGCTCACGGTTGTTTGATGTTTATGATCTGAAGGGTATAGTTGAGATCATAATGAATCAACTCGGGTTGAGTAAAGTTCAGTGTGTTGCTTTTAATACGCCGCCTATATACGTTGATCAGGCGGTATCGCTCGCCATAGTGGTCGGGGATCTGCAAGTTGGAATTCTTGGGCAACTTAAGAGATCAACGTTGAAATCATTTGGCATTAAGCAGGATGTTTTCTTTTTTGATATTGACCTTGATCTAATTTTCGACCTTGAACCAGCACGGCCCTTGTTTAAGCCTCTATCCAAATTTCCTTCGGTTTCCTGGGATTTGGCTTGTGTTGTCAGAGAGGATGTTGGTGCGGGCAAAATAGCAGCATCGATCATGGACAATAACTTTCCACTTGTCCGTCGAGTCGAGATATTTGATGTGTATCGAGGGAAGCCTATTGCTGAAGGGATGAAAAGTGTCGCTTTGTCAATTACTTATCATTCTGAAGAGCAGACGCTTGATGATGGAGCTGTTGGTAAGGTTCACAATGCCATCATGGAATTTATTCGTACTCGATTTGATGGCCAATTACGGGAGTTATGAGATGAGTGCTGATAACGTTACACGCAGGCATTTATCTAATGCCATTTATGATCAGGTTGGATTCTCCAAGCAGATTTCTGGAGATATAGTTGATGCTTTCTTCGATCAAATCAAGGAGGCGTTGCTTTCAGAGGAGAATGTCAAGCTGGTTCAGTTTGGATCCTTTAAGTTGAGAAAGAAAACTTCAAGAATAGGCAGAAATCCTAAAACTGGCGAGACTATAGAAATTACTAGTCGAAGTATGGTATCATTTAAGCCAAGCAAATCGTTGAGAGACAGGATTAACAGGAGTATTTGATTCTTCAGACAATAGGGCATCAGCGTGGGGCGTAACAACACTGAGACCATTGAGATTCCAGATAAGGTATATTTCAAAATTGGTGAGGTTTGTCGACTGACAGGCGTCAAGCCGCATACATTACGCTATTGGGAGTCTGAATTCACCACAATAAAACCACAGCGTGTCGGCTCCAAGCAACGGATGTATCGACGTGTTGATGTCGAGAATATCTTACTCCTCAAAAAAATGCTCCATGAAGATGGAATGACCTTAGCAGGTGCCAGAAAGTCCTTGGCGAGAAAACCAAAAGATGATATTAAGGGTACTTTGCCTGTGTCTGTGTTCACTATGGTTCATGAAGTCAAAAGGCAATTGTTAGCGATTAGAGATTTGATATCTTAGTAATTGGGTCGGGATGTAGCGCAGTCTGGTAGCGCACTTGAATGGGGTTCAAGGGGCCGGAAGTTCGAATCTTCTCATCCCGACCAGTGTTGACAAGGGGTTAGCTCTAATTGAGTTAACCCCTTTTTTGTATGTTTGCCCGCCTGAGGCACCTGCAATAAAAACAAAACAGTTATTTTTCGTTACTTTCCGTGAAATCCTGTTATTGCCATATCGCTAGATTTCACTATCATTGGCAGCCATCTTTATCTACTTCCCTCCAATTGAGGCGTTAGCCATGTCACTGCAGACTATTCAAGATCTATTGACCAAACACAAACTCGTGGAAGGAATGATCCATAAGCAGGAGATGCCACGTCAAGACCTGGTCGGATCTATGGTGCATAAGCAGCATTTGGTCGAGCTAGGGGCGGTGTTTGCTCGGATGGCACCTTCTGAAATTGCTGACATCCTTGATGAACTTTCACCGGATGACTTGTTTTTGGTCTGGGGGCAGATCAACGACAAACTGACAGACGAGATCTTAAGTGAGGTTTCCGACGCAACCAGAGATACGCTGGCCACTCGCAGCAGTTATCTCGGATCTGCTTGTGTGGTGAATGCCTTCGAACTGGCGCAGGGCCAATTATGTCAGACCACTATTGAGTCGGTTGAAGATCTGGAGGGTATCAAGCCTATTTGGGTCGATCTGGTTGGGACAACTAAAGCTGATCGGCAAAAAATAGGGGAATATTTTGGGCTGGAACTACCCGATCCAGAAGACCTTACAGACATTGAGTCCAGTGCGCGTTTTTTTGTGGAAGAGAATAACGAAATCCATCTGCATTCTGATTTCTTACTCGACAGGGAAGGGGATTCGCGTAACGTCCCGGTTGCATTCATCTTGTTTCGAGAGATATTGTTTTCCGTTCGCCAGGAGGAACTTCCTGTTTTTCGTCTGCAGCGTTTACGTGCGCGTATTCCTAACAGCTATGTTTCTGATGGCGTAAACATTTTGCTGGATCTTTATGCGGCTGACGCCGAATATTCAGCAGATTCGTTGGAGGAGAGCTACCTTGAGCTTGGTGCGGTAGGTAAACAGGTACTTAACAGAACAATGACCGATGAGGATGCTGCTAAAACCCTTGCTGCAATCGCAGAAGAGGAGGATCTTAACGGACGCATTCGCAGAAATGTTCTGGATACTCGTCGCGCACTGACCTTCCTGATTCGGAGAAAACTTCTCACTTCCGCTCAACTTGAGGATGCTCAACAAATTCTTCGAGACATCAAGTCTCTTGATGGGCATACCGCCTTTTTGTTTGAAAAGATCAACTTTTTGATGGATGCTACTGTCGGATTCATCAATATCAACCAGAATAGGGTAATATATCGCCTGACGGTGCTTAGTCTTATCTTCCTGCCCCTTAATGTGATTGCTGGTATCGGAGGGATGTCAGAGTTTTCGATGATGACTAAGACAATCCCTTGGCCTGTCTCCTATAGCCTGTTTACCGTTGGACTCTTGATCGTTGCCTGGATTACCTTGGTAATTCTAAAGATTTACGAAAGGAGAAACAGTCCAAAATAGTTTTCGAGTTATCTTCTCCTGGGCGTGGAGTGTTGTGAGGCATAACGTCTTGTGATTGATGTATAAAATTCTTTCCACAGCCATGTTGCCTGAGGCTTACGCTTGACTTGATTATCCCTTTAGAAATAGAGTTAGTTGAGCTAATCTCAAGGGAAAAACGGTTTTTTGTTTTCTCAAGTCAACTGCCGCGCCATCTTTTATCCCCGAATCTGCTTCGAATGCCTACCTCCGCATTAAGGTACTGACGCCAACGGTGTCGACACCACCTACTGTTCCGATCTCTTACTCAGGGCGTTTTATCTTTTTTTATCAGACTTTCCTCTGTGTTTGTTTAGGTTGTTTTTTTGCTTAGACAGGTTACTATTATGAGTCAGTGGGCACTGTGGGCAGGGAAAATTTATGAAAAAAACCGTTTATTGAGAGGTTATAACTAATATCTAGAGTATCCTGAGACGTTTTGTGAGAGTTCTTGTATCGTGAGGTGTGTCGAAATTGATTTGAATTATAAAATAATTACTAGTAAAGTAATTGACATATATGGGATTTTTTACTAGTGATTATCATTACGTAAGTTGCTTTCTGATTGTTATGGTATGTCTGGGAAAAGGAATTTGCCCTTGTTCGTTCACCCAACATGTTCTTAATATACGCGGAAAATTATTTAGTTATGAAGGCGATCAAGTTTTCAGAGTTCTTGTTTCAATTGATCGAAAGATTTTCGGTTAATAACCGTCTTTTATCGTGCAGTCCATCCACCAAGTTTTATTCCGAACATTCATATAATAAATTATCCCGGCCGATATTTTTCGCGGCAACTCTATCACATCTATGTCCCCTGTTTTGTCGATTGAACAGGAGCATGTCTATTGAATAATTGCTTTTCTCGGGCCTCTTATTGGTAAATTTATTGAGCAGAGACATATTTAACACAGGAGAATGATTGAATGAGTGCTCAGATCTATTCTAGGGAACAACTAGCGCATGACGTTGTCGAAATCATTAAGGATATGACCCAGGACTGGGATCTTGATTTTAATGGTGGAATTGACGTCAATACGAAACTCGTAGGTGATCTTGCCTTCGAATCCATCGATATTGTACAGTTTATTGTAGCCATGGAAGAGAAGTTTCAGCGTCGGGGGTTACCCTGGGAAGAGGTGCTCATGACCGATGGCCGCTACGTCGATGAAATCATAGTAGACGACGCTGTGCGACTTCTCTATTCTCATCTCAACACGAGCGTTTAATTTGTTAGCGCACACAGGGGAGCGAATGATGCATCCGACCCTTTTGATTGGCCTAGACGGCGCGACCTTCACTATCCTGGATATCCTGATGGAGCAGGGCGTTATGCCTTTCTTGAGTGATTTTGTCCGGCAAGGGGTACGGGCCGAACTCCGTTCTACTGTTAATCCTCTTACTCCTCCGGCGTGGACAACGCTTATGACTGGAAGGACGCCGGGTAACCATGGGATTATCGACTTTATTTGGGCGGAACAACGCACCACCGACCATTATTTTACCCTGTATAATTTTCGCGACATCCAGTGCGAAACGATTTGGTCTATGGTTTCAAGGCAGGGTGGGCGAGTCTGTTCGCTCAACTTTCCGATCATGGCCCCTCCACCGGCTGTGAACGGTTTTGTTGTCCCCGGCCTTGTCTCCTGGAAGCATCTGCGCCGCAGCACCCATCCTCAAGAGATATACGAGGAGTTGAAAACCATTCCTGACTTTAATCCCCGAGAGTTTGCCTGGGATTTTGCTTTGGAGAAGGAGGCGGCTAAGGGAGTGCCGGCGGAAGAGTTCGAGAATTGGGTGTATTTTCATCGCCGACGTGAACAGCACTGGTTTAATATCACCCGTCAGATTATGAGCAAGGGGCAGCTCGATCTTGCGGCTATTCTTTTTGACGGGATGGATAAGATGCTCCATATTGGTTGGCGTCTGCTCGACCCTGCGTGTTTTTCCGGCACTCTTTCCGATGAGGATAACAAGGTGCGAGAGCATATCCTCGGTTATTTCCGGGACCTTGATGGTTTCTTGGCGGATCTCTGCGAGATGGCTGGACCAGATGCCCGGGTTGTGCTCGCCTCTGATCATGGATTTGGTCCCGCGTATGAGGTTTTTCGAGTCAACACCTGGCTTGAACAGGAGGGTTATCTTGTCTGGAAAGATTTAGAATCTTCGGATGCCAAAACTCAACAGAGTGTTCAGCGTTTGGTCGATCAGCACTTTGTCCACCTTGACTGGGAAAAAACCACAGCGTACGCTCGTTCGACGACCTCCAACGGCATTTATATCCGGCAGGCCAAGTCCGGGAATGACTTTGGTGTCCCGGCGGACAAGTACGAAGTTTTTCGCAACGAGCTTCGAGATAAATTGTTAAAGGTTGAAAACCCAGATACCGGACGAACTATTGTCAAGCAAGTTTTCACCCGGGAGGAGGCCTATCCTGGCGCCAATAACGGACAAGCGCCTGATCTGACACTTGTAATGCGGGATCACAGTTTCATCTCCATTCTGCGCAAGGAACCTTGTGTGGCTACCCGCCCGCATCCAGA is a window of Desulfobulbaceae bacterium DNA encoding:
- a CDS encoding integration host factor subunit alpha; amino-acid sequence: MSADNVTRRHLSNAIYDQVGFSKQISGDIVDAFFDQIKEALLSEENVKLVQFGSFKLRKKTSRIGRNPKTGETIEITSRSMVSFKPSKSLRDRINRSI
- a CDS encoding MerR family transcriptional regulator produces the protein MGRNNTETIEIPDKVYFKIGEVCRLTGVKPHTLRYWESEFTTIKPQRVGSKQRMYRRVDVENILLLKKMLHEDGMTLAGARKSLARKPKDDIKGTLPVSVFTMVHEVKRQLLAIRDLIS
- a CDS encoding magnesium transporter CorA; this encodes MSLQTIQDLLTKHKLVEGMIHKQEMPRQDLVGSMVHKQHLVELGAVFARMAPSEIADILDELSPDDLFLVWGQINDKLTDEILSEVSDATRDTLATRSSYLGSACVVNAFELAQGQLCQTTIESVEDLEGIKPIWVDLVGTTKADRQKIGEYFGLELPDPEDLTDIESSARFFVEENNEIHLHSDFLLDREGDSRNVPVAFILFREILFSVRQEELPVFRLQRLRARIPNSYVSDGVNILLDLYAADAEYSADSLEESYLELGAVGKQVLNRTMTDEDAAKTLAAIAEEEDLNGRIRRNVLDTRRALTFLIRRKLLTSAQLEDAQQILRDIKSLDGHTAFLFEKINFLMDATVGFININQNRVIYRLTVLSLIFLPLNVIAGIGGMSEFSMMTKTIPWPVSYSLFTVGLLIVAWITLVILKIYERRNSPK
- a CDS encoding acyl carrier protein: MSAQIYSREQLAHDVVEIIKDMTQDWDLDFNGGIDVNTKLVGDLAFESIDIVQFIVAMEEKFQRRGLPWEEVLMTDGRYVDEIIVDDAVRLLYSHLNTSV
- a CDS encoding nucleotide pyrophosphatase — protein: MMHPTLLIGLDGATFTILDILMEQGVMPFLSDFVRQGVRAELRSTVNPLTPPAWTTLMTGRTPGNHGIIDFIWAEQRTTDHYFTLYNFRDIQCETIWSMVSRQGGRVCSLNFPIMAPPPAVNGFVVPGLVSWKHLRRSTHPQEIYEELKTIPDFNPREFAWDFALEKEAAKGVPAEEFENWVYFHRRREQHWFNITRQIMSKGQLDLAAILFDGMDKMLHIGWRLLDPACFSGTLSDEDNKVREHILGYFRDLDGFLADLCEMAGPDARVVLASDHGFGPAYEVFRVNTWLEQEGYLVWKDLESSDAKTQQSVQRLVDQHFVHLDWEKTTAYARSTTSNGIYIRQAKSGNDFGVPADKYEVFRNELRDKLLKVENPDTGRTIVKQVFTREEAYPGANNGQAPDLTLVMRDHSFISILRKEPCVATRPHPEGTHYPQGVFIARGPGFPQGVTASEFSICDITPILLYSLGLPISEDIEGRIPPGVFEEACLKETPIRKGPPTLPPDSYAVQGAYHTSSDEENAIMNQMKALGYIE